The Caballeronia sp. SL2Y3 genome includes a window with the following:
- a CDS encoding bifunctional helix-turn-helix transcriptional regulator/GNAT family N-acetyltransferase, with protein sequence MRILHELAHERAHTAADLARNLGLDTGYLSRLITNFQKLGLVVRRKNEADARAHLLTMTPEAKAKVDELDLHVSSETASLLNSLAPGEIEQLSLAMADIERLLSPASHAAPTRLRSPRCGDFGWMIERHAHLDVSDRASLAYEAHAAKVVSRFLGAMQADTPRIACWVAEQEGDARVGAALLTAASDGQACIELLFVEPGARRRGLGGQLVAACTNFAQGAGYESVVCRLDQAREDLCGLFMRTGFKAQQGVDASLVWERELRRIYAD encoded by the coding sequence GTGCGCATTCTTCACGAGCTTGCGCACGAACGCGCGCACACGGCAGCGGATCTGGCGCGCAACCTCGGGCTGGATACCGGATATCTCAGCCGTCTCATCACCAATTTCCAGAAGCTGGGTCTCGTCGTGCGCCGGAAGAACGAAGCCGACGCCCGCGCGCATCTTCTGACCATGACGCCCGAAGCGAAAGCCAAGGTGGATGAACTCGATCTGCACGTCTCTTCCGAAACGGCGTCGCTATTGAATTCGCTCGCGCCGGGCGAGATCGAGCAGTTGTCGCTGGCCATGGCGGACATCGAGCGGCTCTTGTCGCCGGCTTCGCACGCAGCGCCCACGCGCTTGCGCAGCCCCCGCTGCGGCGACTTCGGTTGGATGATCGAACGTCACGCGCACCTCGACGTTTCCGACCGCGCGAGTCTCGCCTACGAGGCTCACGCGGCAAAGGTCGTGTCGCGCTTTCTCGGCGCCATGCAGGCGGACACGCCGCGTATCGCGTGCTGGGTCGCGGAACAGGAAGGCGACGCGCGCGTCGGCGCTGCGTTGCTGACCGCCGCGTCGGACGGCCAGGCGTGCATCGAGTTGTTGTTCGTGGAGCCGGGCGCGCGCCGTCGGGGGCTGGGCGGACAGCTCGTCGCCGCGTGTACGAACTTCGCTCAGGGCGCGGGCTACGAAAGCGTCGTGTGCCGGCTCGATCAAGCGCGCGAAGATTTGTGCGGGCTTTTCATGCGCACCGGATTCAAGGCGCAACAGGGCGTGGACGCAAGCCTCGTCTGGGAGCGCGAGTTGCGGCGCATTTACGCCGACTAA
- a CDS encoding GntR family transcriptional regulator: MRGSWKNLTPDESSDTPLYLQLASRLASAIHAGTWSAGEALPSERTLAEGVGVSRITARKAIALLVEQGLIKRVRGAGNFITPRVEDPLSRLTGFTRKMEQRGFLPDSVWLGRGLRPANRDETVHLGLSPGALVASLRRLRRADGIVMAVEHSTLPAWLVPDPLLIGASLYRYLEERGQAVVRALQHFRAVNASAEVARLMAVAPGAALLVITRIGYSAQRRAIELTDTYCRDDYYDFVAELHR; this comes from the coding sequence ATGAGAGGAAGTTGGAAGAATCTCACTCCGGATGAAAGCAGCGATACGCCGCTTTATCTCCAGCTTGCCTCGCGCCTGGCTTCAGCCATTCACGCGGGCACGTGGTCGGCGGGAGAGGCGCTGCCTTCGGAGCGCACGTTGGCGGAGGGCGTTGGCGTATCGCGTATCACGGCGCGCAAGGCCATCGCGTTGCTCGTCGAGCAAGGGCTGATCAAGCGGGTGCGCGGCGCGGGCAATTTCATCACGCCGCGCGTGGAAGATCCGTTGTCCAGATTAACCGGCTTCACGCGCAAGATGGAACAGCGCGGTTTCCTGCCCGATTCGGTGTGGCTCGGCCGCGGACTGAGGCCCGCGAATCGCGACGAGACCGTTCATCTGGGTCTGTCGCCCGGCGCGCTCGTTGCGAGTCTCAGGAGATTGCGGCGGGCGGATGGCATCGTGATGGCGGTCGAGCATTCCACACTGCCGGCGTGGCTGGTGCCGGACCCGTTGCTGATCGGCGCGTCGCTGTACCGGTACCTGGAGGAGCGCGGTCAGGCAGTGGTGCGCGCGTTGCAGCATTTTCGGGCGGTGAACGCGAGCGCCGAAGTCGCCCGGCTGATGGCCGTGGCGCCCGGCGCCGCGCTGCTCGTGATCACGCGCATCGGCTATTCGGCGCAACGGCGGGCGATCGAACTGACGGACACCTATTGCCGCGACGACTACTACGACTTCGTCGCGGAACTGCATCGATGA
- the nagA gene encoding N-acetylglucosamine-6-phosphate deacetylase, producing MLKGNILTNDGWIHGTVRFENGRVTALEGHIADPTSNDAPYILPGFIDLHVHGGGGRDIMEGGDAADTVARQHAQHGTTSLLATTMTAPRDELMQVVAGLGEQAKRRAPSGARVLGVHLEGPYINPGKLGAQPDAAAVAVRDEVLKYLDLAPIRVVTIAPEISGHLEIIADMAARGVRVQLGHSLGTYDDAVNALKHGARGFTHLFNAMSPLHHRDPGMVGAALAHAEYAELIPDLLHVHPGAIRAAMRAIPRLYVVTDSTSAAGMPDGEYRLGSQHVTKCMGGVRLADGTLAGSTLTMDQALRNLVSLGIPLADVSNRLSRYPADYLGLEDRGRIARGAWADMVVLDRDFALTATYVEGESIVEHAH from the coding sequence ATGCTGAAAGGGAACATACTGACGAACGACGGCTGGATTCACGGCACCGTGCGTTTCGAGAACGGCCGCGTGACGGCGCTCGAAGGCCACATAGCCGATCCGACGTCGAATGACGCGCCGTACATCCTGCCGGGCTTCATCGACCTGCACGTGCACGGCGGCGGCGGCCGCGACATCATGGAAGGCGGCGACGCGGCCGATACCGTCGCGCGCCAGCACGCACAACACGGCACGACGAGCCTGCTCGCCACGACGATGACCGCGCCGCGCGACGAACTGATGCAGGTCGTCGCCGGCCTCGGCGAACAAGCGAAGCGCCGCGCGCCGAGCGGTGCGCGCGTGCTCGGCGTGCATCTCGAAGGGCCGTACATCAATCCGGGCAAGCTCGGCGCGCAGCCGGACGCCGCCGCGGTCGCCGTGCGCGACGAAGTGCTCAAGTACCTCGACCTCGCGCCCATTCGCGTCGTGACCATCGCGCCGGAGATCTCGGGTCATCTCGAAATCATCGCCGACATGGCCGCGCGCGGCGTGCGCGTGCAACTCGGTCATTCGCTCGGCACCTACGACGACGCCGTCAACGCGCTGAAGCACGGCGCGCGCGGCTTCACGCATCTCTTCAACGCCATGTCGCCGCTGCATCATCGCGATCCCGGCATGGTCGGCGCGGCGCTCGCGCATGCGGAGTACGCCGAACTGATTCCCGACCTGCTGCACGTTCACCCCGGCGCAATCCGCGCCGCCATGCGCGCCATTCCGCGACTCTACGTCGTGACCGACAGCACGTCGGCGGCGGGCATGCCGGACGGCGAATACCGCCTCGGCAGCCAGCACGTCACCAAGTGCATGGGCGGCGTGCGTCTCGCGGACGGCACGCTCGCAGGCAGCACGCTGACCATGGATCAGGCGCTGCGCAATCTCGTCTCGCTGGGCATTCCGCTCGCGGACGTTTCGAATCGCTTGTCGCGCTATCCCGCCGACTATCTCGGACTCGAAGACCGCGGCCGCATCGCGCGCGGCGCATGGGCCGACATGGTCGTGCTCGACCGGGACTTCGCGCTGACCGCCACTTATGTCGAAGGAGAATCGATTGTCGAACATGCTCACTGA
- a CDS encoding SIS domain-containing protein, whose protein sequence is MLTEALESADVVAAQLADTSRIEALAVKLAEQPRHVALTVARGSSDHAASYFASLTMSRIGVPVASLPMSVATLQQAPLRVSGQLAVAFSQSGKSPDLVGTMQALREAGAFTVAAVNVAGSPLEHACEYYLPLLAGPELSVAATKSYIAMLSLSAIVIAHVQRDAELLNALKSLPDALRAAGKLDWTRAVDELKGVDRMIVVGRGLGLAIAQEAALKLKETSGIQAEAFSSAEVRHGPMEIIDRDYPLLVFAPRGPEQAGLIQLAADMRARGARVLLAAPDDVPGAELPLVATDHPALDPIAAILSFYVMAAGLAAARGRNPDAPRHLNKVTETH, encoded by the coding sequence ATGCTCACTGAGGCGCTGGAGTCCGCGGATGTCGTCGCGGCCCAACTCGCCGATACCTCGCGCATCGAGGCGCTCGCCGTGAAGCTCGCGGAGCAGCCGCGTCACGTTGCGTTGACCGTCGCTCGCGGCAGCTCGGACCACGCCGCGAGCTATTTCGCCAGCCTGACGATGAGCCGCATCGGCGTGCCGGTCGCGTCGCTGCCGATGTCCGTCGCCACGTTGCAGCAAGCGCCGCTGCGCGTGTCCGGCCAGCTTGCCGTCGCGTTTTCGCAGTCGGGCAAGAGCCCGGATCTCGTCGGCACCATGCAGGCGCTGCGCGAAGCCGGCGCATTCACCGTCGCGGCCGTCAACGTCGCCGGATCGCCGCTGGAGCACGCCTGCGAATACTATCTGCCGCTCTTAGCCGGACCGGAGCTTTCGGTTGCAGCGACGAAAAGCTATATCGCGATGCTGTCGCTCTCGGCCATCGTGATCGCGCACGTTCAGCGCGACGCCGAACTGCTGAACGCGCTGAAGTCGCTGCCGGATGCGCTGCGCGCGGCGGGCAAGCTCGACTGGACGCGCGCCGTGGATGAACTGAAGGGCGTCGACCGCATGATCGTCGTCGGGCGCGGCCTCGGGCTCGCCATTGCGCAGGAAGCGGCGCTCAAGCTGAAGGAAACCTCCGGCATTCAGGCCGAAGCGTTTTCGAGCGCGGAAGTGCGACATGGTCCGATGGAAATCATCGACCGCGACTATCCGCTGCTCGTGTTCGCGCCGCGCGGGCCGGAGCAGGCGGGTCTCATCCAGTTGGCCGCTGACATGCGCGCGCGGGGCGCACGCGTGCTGCTCGCAGCACCCGACGACGTGCCCGGCGCCGAATTGCCGCTCGTCGCCACCGACCACCCGGCGCTCGATCCGATCGCCGCGATCCTTTCGTTCTACGTGATGGCCGCGGGTCTTGCCGCCGCGCGCGGGCGCAACCCCGACGCGCCGCGCCACCTGAACAAGGTCACCGAAACCCATTGA
- the ptsP gene encoding phosphoenolpyruvate--protein phosphotransferase, giving the protein MRRAEESVLNHSTDNPSDIVLLAPFTGPVVPLADVPDPVFAEGMFGDGIGIDPLDNVLLAPCDGTVTHLARTHHAVTLRTAAGAEILVHIGIDTVELGGEGFAPMVEQGATVRAGQPLIEFNADFVAQHAPSLVSVIAIANGDAFEVAERAGRGVLKAGARMLVLRAKDGAAAHVARSSSNVMTEARRTVTLAHAGGLHARPAARAREAARGLDAKVEVRFEGRKAPVESVVGLLGLGAGEGATIELVGMGAQAQEAVDAVATELLRAAQGEVEETPAREKSPAPVAAVRASAGPLPPNTLAGVCAAPGIAVGKLVRWDDQEIVPPEQASGPSAAESRALDKAIAQVDADLEVTVRTASQRGAVGEAGIFAVHRVLLEDPTLVDAARDLISLGKSAGFAWREAIRAQIALLNNVNDALLAERAADLRDIEKRVLRALGLTNTAARALPDEAVLAAVEFTPSDLASIDRTRVTALVMSRGGATSHAAIIARQIGIPALVAIGDALHGIAEDAQVVVDASAGRLEYAPSALDVERARHERERLAGVREANRKMSQQAAATRDGRHVEIAANIATLDDAKAAVENGADAVGLLRTELLFIHRQAAPTVAEHASSYQEIVDALAGRTAIIRTLDVGADKEVDYLTLPPEENPALGLRGIRLAQVRPDLLDDQLRGLLAVKPAGAVRILLPMVTDAGELQRLRARINELAREAGRTEPVAVGVMIEVPSAAMLADQLAKYADFFSIGTNDLTQYTLAMDRCQPDLAAQSDGLHPAVLRLIKTTVQGAEKHGKWVGVCGALGGDPLAVPLLVGLGVTELSVDPSAVPGIKARVRNLDYQLCRQRAEDVLALESAQAVRAASREIWPQD; this is encoded by the coding sequence ATGCGCCGTGCCGAGGAGTCCGTGTTGAACCATTCCACCGATAACCCGAGCGATATCGTTCTGCTCGCTCCGTTTACCGGTCCCGTCGTGCCGCTCGCCGACGTGCCCGACCCCGTGTTCGCCGAGGGGATGTTCGGCGACGGCATCGGCATCGATCCGCTCGATAACGTGCTTCTCGCGCCGTGCGACGGCACCGTGACGCATCTCGCGCGCACGCATCACGCGGTCACGCTGCGCACGGCAGCGGGCGCGGAGATTCTCGTGCATATCGGCATCGACACGGTCGAGCTGGGCGGCGAGGGCTTCGCGCCGATGGTCGAACAAGGCGCGACGGTGCGCGCGGGCCAGCCGCTCATCGAGTTCAACGCGGATTTCGTCGCGCAGCACGCGCCGAGTCTCGTCTCGGTGATCGCAATCGCCAACGGCGACGCGTTCGAGGTCGCAGAGCGCGCCGGCCGTGGCGTGCTGAAGGCGGGCGCGCGCATGCTCGTGCTGCGCGCGAAGGACGGCGCGGCGGCGCACGTGGCGCGTTCGTCGTCCAACGTGATGACCGAAGCGCGGCGCACCGTCACGCTGGCCCACGCGGGCGGCCTGCACGCACGGCCGGCGGCGCGGGCGCGCGAGGCGGCGCGCGGTCTGGACGCCAAGGTGGAAGTGCGCTTCGAAGGCCGCAAGGCGCCGGTCGAAAGCGTGGTCGGCCTGCTCGGGCTGGGCGCGGGCGAGGGCGCGACCATCGAACTCGTCGGCATGGGCGCGCAGGCGCAAGAAGCAGTGGATGCCGTCGCCACCGAATTGCTGCGCGCGGCGCAAGGCGAAGTCGAAGAGACGCCCGCGCGTGAGAAGTCGCCCGCGCCGGTCGCGGCGGTTCGCGCGTCCGCCGGGCCGCTGCCGCCGAACACGCTCGCGGGCGTGTGCGCGGCGCCGGGCATCGCGGTCGGCAAGCTGGTGCGCTGGGACGATCAGGAGATCGTGCCGCCGGAACAGGCGAGCGGTCCGTCGGCGGCGGAGAGCCGCGCGCTGGATAAGGCCATCGCGCAGGTCGATGCCGACCTCGAAGTCACCGTGCGCACCGCGTCCCAGCGCGGCGCGGTCGGCGAAGCGGGCATTTTCGCGGTGCATCGCGTGTTGCTGGAAGACCCGACGCTGGTCGATGCCGCCCGCGATCTCATCAGCCTCGGCAAGAGCGCGGGCTTCGCGTGGCGCGAGGCGATCCGCGCGCAGATCGCGCTGCTCAACAACGTGAACGACGCGCTGCTCGCCGAACGCGCCGCCGACCTGCGCGACATCGAAAAGCGCGTGCTGCGCGCGCTCGGCCTCACGAACACGGCGGCGCGCGCGCTGCCGGACGAAGCCGTGCTCGCGGCCGTCGAATTCACGCCGTCGGATCTGGCGTCGATTGACCGCACGCGCGTCACGGCGCTCGTGATGTCGCGTGGCGGCGCGACCTCGCATGCGGCGATCATCGCGCGGCAGATCGGCATTCCGGCGCTCGTCGCCATCGGCGATGCGCTGCACGGGATTGCCGAAGACGCGCAAGTGGTCGTGGACGCGTCGGCGGGCCGCCTCGAATATGCGCCGAGCGCGCTGGATGTCGAACGGGCGCGGCACGAGCGCGAGCGTCTTGCGGGCGTGCGCGAGGCGAACCGCAAGATGTCGCAGCAGGCGGCAGCGACGCGCGACGGCCGTCATGTCGAAATCGCGGCGAACATCGCCACGCTCGACGACGCCAAGGCCGCGGTCGAAAACGGCGCGGACGCCGTGGGCCTCTTGCGCACCGAACTGCTTTTTATCCATCGCCAGGCTGCGCCGACGGTCGCGGAACACGCGTCGAGCTATCAGGAAATCGTCGATGCATTGGCCGGCCGCACCGCGATCATCCGCACGTTGGATGTCGGCGCCGACAAGGAAGTGGACTATCTGACGCTGCCGCCCGAAGAGAATCCGGCGCTCGGCTTGCGCGGCATCCGGCTCGCGCAAGTGCGCCCCGATCTGCTCGACGACCAGTTGCGCGGCCTGCTCGCCGTCAAGCCGGCGGGCGCGGTGCGCATTCTCCTGCCGATGGTCACCGATGCCGGCGAACTGCAGCGCCTGCGTGCGCGCATCAACGAACTGGCGCGCGAAGCCGGGCGCACGGAGCCGGTGGCAGTGGGCGTGATGATCGAGGTGCCGTCGGCGGCGATGCTGGCCGATCAACTCGCGAAATACGCGGATTTCTTCTCGATCGGCACGAACGATCTCACGCAATACACGCTCGCGATGGACCGCTGCCAGCCCGATCTCGCCGCGCAGTCCGACGGCCTGCATCCGGCCGTGCTGCGGCTCATCAAGACGACAGTGCAGGGCGCGGAAAAGCACGGCAAATGGGTCGGCGTATGCGGCGCGCTCGGCGGCGATCCGCTCGCGGTGCCGCTGCTCGTGGGCCTTGGCGTGACGGAATTGTCGGTCGATCCGTCCGCGGTGCCGGGCATCAAGGCGCGCGTGCGCAATCTCGATTACCAGCTTTGCCGTCAGCGCGCGGAAGACGTGCTCGCGCTCGAATCGGCGCAGGCAGTAAGAGCGGCCAGCCGCGAAATCTGGCCGCAGGACTAA
- the rpoH gene encoding RNA polymerase sigma factor RpoH, with product MTNAMTLPNVVGSAPAKASSAGALTYAQSSMLTGQIGNIDSYIQAVNRIPMLSPAEERQYATEFREHGNLNAARQLVLSHLRLVVSIARNYLGYGLPHADLIQEGNIGLMKAVKRFDPEQNVRLVSYAMHWIKAEIHEYILRNWRMVKVATTKAQRKLFFNLRSHKTGHAAFTPDEINGLASELNVKREEVAEMETRLSGGDVALEGQVEDGEEAFAPIAYLADSHNEPTNVIAARQFDKLQSDGLSTALESLDERSRRIIKARWLDVQDDGSGGKTLHELADEFGVSAERIRQIEASAMKKMRTALHDYA from the coding sequence GTGACCAATGCGATGACCCTTCCGAATGTTGTAGGCTCGGCACCTGCCAAGGCATCTTCGGCAGGCGCGCTGACGTACGCACAGTCGTCGATGCTGACCGGTCAGATCGGCAACATCGATTCCTACATACAAGCAGTGAACCGTATTCCGATGCTGTCGCCGGCAGAGGAACGTCAGTACGCCACCGAATTTCGCGAGCACGGCAACCTGAACGCCGCGCGGCAGCTCGTGCTGTCGCACCTGCGTCTCGTCGTGTCGATTGCCCGCAACTATCTGGGCTACGGCCTGCCGCACGCAGACCTGATTCAGGAAGGCAACATCGGTCTGATGAAGGCGGTGAAGCGCTTCGATCCGGAGCAAAACGTGCGCCTCGTGTCGTACGCCATGCACTGGATCAAGGCGGAGATCCACGAGTACATCCTGCGTAACTGGCGCATGGTGAAAGTCGCGACGACCAAGGCGCAGCGCAAGCTGTTCTTCAACCTGCGCAGCCATAAGACCGGCCACGCAGCGTTCACGCCGGACGAGATCAACGGCCTCGCAAGCGAGTTGAACGTCAAGCGCGAAGAGGTCGCGGAGATGGAAACGCGCCTTTCGGGCGGCGACGTCGCGCTGGAAGGACAAGTGGAAGACGGCGAAGAAGCGTTTGCGCCGATCGCCTATCTCGCGGACTCGCACAACGAGCCGACAAACGTGATCGCCGCGCGCCAGTTCGACAAGCTGCAAAGCGACGGCCTTTCGACGGCGCTGGAATCGCTCGACGAGCGCAGCCGCCGCATCATCAAGGCGCGCTGGCTGGACGTGCAGGACGACGGATCGGGCGGCAAGACGCTGCACGAACTGGCCGACGAGTTCGGCGTGTCGGCGGAGCGCATTCGCCAAATCGAGGCGAGCGCCATGAAGAAGATGCGCACCGCGCTGCACGACTACGCGTAA
- a CDS encoding acyloxyacyl hydrolase: MQKNKVLWRSLLSHGAIAVSLALASAAAHADRFGLQIAGGVANHDFKKADVGIVWDPNLTWWEIGGFHFTLLGEGHVAYWHTKESNSVNPNVWEFGVTPVLRFVKSSGYIRPFVEAGIGVRLLSHARITEDYTLSSGFQFADMVGVGAIFGEKQNYQAGFRFQHLSNASIKEPNPGINFSQLYLQYNF; encoded by the coding sequence ATGCAGAAAAACAAGGTTCTCTGGCGCAGCTTGTTGTCTCACGGCGCCATCGCGGTTTCACTCGCCCTTGCATCGGCGGCAGCGCATGCCGACCGGTTCGGACTTCAGATAGCGGGCGGCGTCGCCAACCATGACTTCAAGAAAGCCGATGTCGGCATTGTCTGGGACCCGAACCTGACGTGGTGGGAAATCGGCGGTTTCCACTTCACGCTGCTCGGCGAGGGACACGTCGCGTACTGGCACACGAAGGAAAGCAACTCGGTGAATCCGAACGTCTGGGAGTTCGGCGTGACACCGGTTCTGCGTTTCGTGAAAAGCTCGGGCTACATCCGGCCGTTCGTGGAGGCGGGCATCGGCGTCCGGCTGCTCTCGCACGCCCGGATCACGGAAGACTACACGCTCTCCAGCGGCTTCCAGTTCGCCGATATGGTCGGCGTGGGCGCCATCTTCGGCGAGAAGCAGAACTATCAGGCCGGCTTTCGCTTCCAGCATCTCTCGAACGCGAGTATCAAAGAGCCGAATCCTGGTATAAATTTCAGCCAGCTATATCTGCAATACAACTTCTGA
- a CDS encoding nuclear transport factor 2 family protein codes for MPAKTFEAIRGLERDRFRAMVEGDGAALEALLAENVSYVHTNGKRETKRQFIDAITAGRRRYRQIEIQTQDVVLAGPETCLVSGRALVEMEAKNGALLFPIAYTAIHVQTGGQWQLLALQATRVALE; via the coding sequence ATGCCGGCAAAAACCTTTGAGGCCATCCGCGGCCTGGAGCGCGACCGCTTTCGGGCGATGGTCGAGGGCGACGGCGCCGCGCTCGAAGCGCTGCTGGCCGAGAACGTCAGCTATGTCCACACCAACGGCAAGCGCGAGACGAAGCGTCAGTTCATCGACGCGATCACGGCCGGGCGCCGCCGCTATCGTCAGATCGAGATCCAGACGCAGGACGTCGTCTTAGCCGGTCCCGAGACTTGCCTGGTGTCGGGCCGCGCGCTGGTCGAAATGGAAGCGAAGAACGGCGCGCTGCTTTTTCCCATCGCCTATACGGCGATTCACGTGCAAACCGGCGGCCAGTGGCAACTGCTCGCGCTTCAGGCGACGCGCGTGGCGCTGGAATAG
- the leuA gene encoding 2-isopropylmalate synthase, protein MMPNPAEKYRPFPQVRLHGRRWPNRTIEKAPIWMSTDLRDGNQSLIEPMSIAAKLEFFEMLVATGFKEIEVGFPSASQTDFDFVRKLIDEKRIPDDVTIEVLVQSRRELIERTFEAVEGASKVIVHLYNAIAPSFRRIVFNQSKDEVKALAVEGTRIIKECAAARPGTHWIYQYSPETFSMTELSFAREVCDAVAQIWRPTPDHKMIVNLPATVESATPNVFADQVEWMDRNMGFRDSIVLSVHPHNDRGTAVAAAELALLAGADRVEGCLFGNGERTGNVDLVTLALNLYTQGIDPGLDFSDIDAVRRVVERCNQLPVHPRHPYAGDLVFTAFSGSHQDAIRKGFAQRVPGTPWEVPYLPIDPADLGRSYDAVIRVNSQSGKGGATYLLERGLGFTPPRRVQIEFSHAVQAVADESGEEISGDAICALFRREYFDAGGPVLRVDAAAVSVFGRNIAVPSASSAASEEDYAQAVAASLDVGASVSWFESTVTANGETAVFVGCRVADESMRFGVAVHANPALAVVDAVVSAVNRSKGIARKVREDEAVEA, encoded by the coding sequence ATGATGCCGAACCCCGCCGAGAAATACCGCCCGTTCCCGCAAGTCCGTCTGCATGGCCGCCGCTGGCCGAATCGCACGATCGAGAAGGCGCCCATCTGGATGAGCACCGATCTGCGCGACGGCAATCAGTCGCTGATCGAGCCGATGAGCATTGCAGCGAAGCTCGAATTCTTCGAGATGCTGGTGGCAACGGGTTTCAAGGAAATCGAGGTGGGATTCCCGTCGGCGTCGCAGACCGATTTCGACTTCGTGCGCAAGCTGATCGACGAAAAGCGCATTCCCGACGACGTCACCATCGAAGTGCTCGTGCAATCGCGCCGCGAACTGATCGAGCGCACGTTCGAAGCGGTCGAGGGCGCGAGCAAGGTCATCGTGCATCTCTACAACGCGATTGCGCCGTCGTTTCGGCGCATTGTGTTCAATCAGTCGAAGGACGAAGTGAAGGCGCTGGCCGTCGAGGGCACGCGCATCATCAAGGAATGCGCGGCGGCGCGGCCGGGCACGCACTGGATCTACCAGTATTCGCCCGAGACTTTCAGCATGACGGAGCTGTCGTTCGCGCGCGAAGTGTGCGATGCCGTGGCGCAAATCTGGCGTCCGACGCCGGACCACAAGATGATCGTCAATCTGCCGGCGACGGTCGAATCCGCCACGCCCAACGTGTTCGCCGATCAGGTCGAATGGATGGACCGCAACATGGGCTTTCGCGACAGCATCGTGCTCTCGGTGCATCCGCACAATGATCGCGGCACGGCGGTCGCGGCGGCGGAACTTGCGCTGCTCGCGGGCGCGGATCGCGTCGAAGGCTGCCTCTTCGGCAACGGCGAGCGCACCGGCAACGTCGATCTCGTCACGCTCGCGCTCAATCTGTACACGCAGGGCATCGATCCCGGCCTGGACTTCTCGGACATCGACGCGGTGCGGCGCGTGGTCGAACGCTGCAATCAGCTTCCGGTGCATCCGCGCCATCCGTACGCGGGCGACCTCGTGTTCACCGCGTTTTCCGGCTCACATCAGGACGCGATCCGCAAAGGATTCGCGCAGCGCGTGCCCGGCACGCCGTGGGAAGTGCCCTATTTGCCGATCGATCCCGCCGATCTCGGCCGCAGCTACGACGCCGTGATTCGCGTGAACAGCCAGTCGGGCAAAGGCGGCGCGACCTATCTGCTCGAACGCGGCCTCGGCTTCACGCCGCCGCGCCGCGTGCAGATCGAGTTCAGTCATGCGGTGCAGGCGGTGGCGGACGAATCGGGCGAGGAGATCAGCGGCGACGCCATCTGCGCGCTCTTCAGGCGCGAGTATTTCGACGCCGGCGGGCCGGTATTGCGCGTGGATGCGGCGGCGGTTTCCGTCTTCGGGCGAAACATTGCGGTGCCGTCGGCTTCGAGCGCTGCAAGCGAGGAAGATTACGCACAGGCGGTCGCCGCGAGTCTGGACGTCGGCGCGAGCGTGAGCTGGTTCGAATCGACGGTCACGGCGAACGGCGAAACCGCCGTCTTCGTGGGCTGCCGCGTCGCCGACGAATCCATGCGCTTCGGCGTCGCGGTGCACGCGAATCCGGCGCTCGCGGTCGTCGATGCGGTCGTGAGCGCGGTGAATCGCTCGAAGGGAATCGCGCGGAAGGTGCGCGAGGACGAGGCGGTGGAAGCCTGA